The sequence attttcttcttttatttatatttctccatttctttccatctctcttgaGTGTAATTGCTAAATGTGACGTGTTGAGAGAAGTAAGCCGTAAACCCAAACCAGACACCACCACACAGCAGGGTAGAAGAAGATCGTTTAGCGGGCTTGTGCGCCGCAGAAACGGCTGCGGCTTGCTCCTCACGAGGCCTTTACATAATCAAGAGAAGTTTAATTCAATATCTTAATTAATGCGGAACATCAATGGATCACTTACTTTATTGCACCGAATAGCTTTTTCCGGTTGTGTCACTGCtgttaaagctatactgtacgatgtgagagagctagcatgatttgaaattagcttctctttggagttccgtttaactcctcccccacccttcaggactccctgccccaacccctcgacacagagccgtgcacgagcgctaatgctgcttacggcttacttcaacggcaaccattgcgtcacttttcaggccattcaactccctcagctgtcgccatcgctgaaaagcgaatccaatatttattctcgtttttcctcgaacattctccaactttttttttgttgctgccttttcattttctgtctttccttttcttgcctttttaaaaggatgaaccggggcaagtaacggtggcagtggtaacttctgttttttttcttccatcgtgttaacgttgtaggctcactaggtctagtccactgtcatgaactactatgataacaacgctttctttgccctccgtggacgcgctcaggccggctcaggctcgtacacagaggggagagaacgcgcaggcttgtgattggttctttagattcgggtacaatgtctccgattggtaagcattttaacaggtttatagcagatacagaattcgtttttttttcgcttctttttcattgcccataagttatttattgctgtctggatgtataaaccaatttcaacaacatattaaaaagtgcatatcactgaaaatcgtacaatatgcctttaagtCACACGTTGTTGGAGCAAAAGTgtaacctttaaataaatgaataacctATAGGTCTGGATAATAATGAGTTTGACCATTCGTAGCAGCAATAACACATCAAGAAATTAAATGTGTAAAATCCTAGATTTACAGTAGATAAAAGGTTGTCAATTTCAAGAAAGTAAATCGGACAATCCAAAAAATGCTCAAACGAGTTTATGGCTGCGGAAGTCTATCGTAGTATTTACTAATAATGCTGATCAAggaagtaataaaaaaaaaaaaacatccccaCAAAAATCGGTATAATATTGTTGTCTCATGAAAGAAAAgtaagctaacacacacacacacacacacacacacacacacacacacacacacacacacacacacacacacacacacacacacatgcagttatGACTATTGAATTGAAGTGATTCTTTTCCTCTTCACAGGAGGCCTCCCCCCACAGCAGACATCAATTACATCACCTGACATTTCCCAgatctgaggagagagaggatcagACTTTAGGCCACCTgctctcttccttcttctctagTCCACTGCAGCGCCACTTCAAGACACAACGAAGTCAGCTGGATCCTTGGTCTAAACATTGTTGACATGTTTGACGATCATTTAACGGGAATGCAATCTCAGTCCCCACGGCGATAACCGTGCATTAATCCAAGTCACGGCTGGTATCATTAAGTAAAGTTAGTCGTTCATTTGGAAGGCCTAAAGGAGACATTTAAAGCAACATATTTTTCTCTCCGAGCACTTGTACCCGATCAGAAAATACTGTGAATGGACCATAACTCTCTTCCCATCACTGTGACGACCTGAAATGGGAAGTGTGAGGTCTCTCATGGGACTGGTTTGGCTGTGGATGCACCGCTCATTCGTCTTATAAAAGGCCACTTTAAAGGCTTGTTCGCTGCTGTTTGCGCTTGTCTACAATGAGTGAGGAGATGGACTAGCTGAAATAAGCGCCGTTTCAGAAGCGTTTTTGCTAATGAGTGGTTTCCAACCGAAACACAGGTCAATAATTGGACTCTCAACAAAGGAGTTTCTCAGTGGATGaactttttttgtgttttcctaCTTCATATTTTGAGCTGCTCTATGAACCTCAAATGAAAATCACGGCACCCTTGCGCAAAAGAACATGGGTAGCTTAAAATCTCTCTTTAGGGGTTAGAATCATGATGTTACATAGAAAGATCTTGATCTGCTTCTCTTAAACAAAGGGGATATCCTTTTCCCCCCATAATGCATCACCATGCAGTTCATTGGATAATTTTCACATCTTCTTTTGTGGACTTAATGTTGATGATTGTTCTCCTGCGGCCCACAATTGTTATGACATCGTCCACTGTGGCCCTCTTGCGCCATGGCGATGACATGCCTGTAGTCATGGTTACAAGTGATGGCTGCTACCAGTCCAGGACAGAGGAAGGGGCAATGACTGTACGCTGCAGTTGGATGGGGTTGACacaggtgaatgtgtgtgtgtgcgttttaggTAGAGGAGTGAGTGTtggagacggtgtgtgtgtctgtgtgtatgtgtgtgtgtttgtaatttgtgtgtggtggaggaggggggccaaTAAATCTGTACGTGGGTGATTGTAGTGTAAGGGGgaactgtctgtttgtgtttgttagtgtgctTGTGCTCgtaagtttgtgtttgtgtgtgcgtgtgtgtgtgtgcgtgcaacatGTGTCCGAAAAGAGTAAAAACTCTGAATTACTGTAATGAATTTTGCATGCAAAAACATTACAGCCGACAATTCTCGCCTCACCCCACCCgcaaaaaatgtatgcatgttGAAGTCGAGCAGGCATAATGTTGTCAGTCAGGCATATTGCAGACGGCCAGGATAGATAGGATGGGGCTGCTCGGCTGCCTCATAATAagtgaataataataagtaCAAATGTGGACAGGGCTAAAAGGAATGGGAGCTGTGGAAGTGTGCCCTCACTGATGCACAGATCCCAGCACAGGCCGAAGGCCCAGGCTGGACTCCTCCTGGACATTATGATGTTCAGCCAGACCTCGTTCCGAACTCCATTCCACCCAAGCCTGGAGGGCCACTTCATCACAACGTGGCCCACAAGACAGGTTTCCGTCAATCTGTCATAGTGAACCCTAGCGCTGGGAAATATCCAATAGGCGAGGAGCATGGGCCTTTTCTGCAACAAAAGAGGATCAACCTTTATTGATCAGTGTAAAGAAAACAAGCAAGAAATTAACATAATCATGTTGCTAATAcatttactattattattacttttagtttttttattatcaatgcTAGTTTTAGTATAATTGACTGTTCTCATTTTTACGTGTGCGTTTCAACCCAGGTCCCTGCGGGCATTCCTAACCTGACCTTTCACCTGTTACTGGATAACAACCAGCTCAGCTCGCTCCCTTCAAACTCCTTGTTTGGTCTCAGAGTGCTACACAAGCTCGACCTCTCACAcaaccaggtacacacacacgggatGGTACACCAACCACTGCAGGTCCCGCTGGAGCTGCCTGAAACTTTTTAAGGGTTTTGCTGATACTTTACGTTTGCGACTTGCTGTTTAGACTCTGACGTACCAACCCACCGAGTTCACTGTGTTTACAGAATACAAAAACATGGGACATTATAGAGTATAAATAATTTTTCTTTATTCCGCCTGTTCTCTTTTCTTTTGAATTATCTGCAgttatttaatgttatttttagcACCCCTATCAACCATCCCGGCTGAAGCTGTTGCTCACATGTCCCACCATGCCATGCATGACCCATCATCACTGACTCCTGTTCTCCTTCCTTGCAGCTAACCCTTTTGGAACCAGGCTGCTTCCGTGATTCAACACCCACGTTGCGCTTCCTGGATCTGTCGTCCAATAGACTTTCAACTCTCGATCCGGCTGCCCTGGGGGGGCTGCGAGCCCACGCTAACCTCACAAGCAACCCCTGGCACTGTGACTGCAAGCTACAGGTAGGGGAGGGCTCGTCCAGTTCGGATTGGCTTGGGTGTATGCGTAAAAGATCAATTGCTATCTTTGTacacctctgctctctctctctctctctctctctctctctctctctctctctctctctctctctctctctctctctttaaggTGTCTATGCCCAAGTTGGATctggacccctcctccctggCAGATGTCATATGTCACAGTTCGGATGTTCCTGAAATGGGTATGTTATTctcttgacctttgacctcctccACATGGTTCAGCCAGGGAACCAATGACCATTATATCATAAGAAGACTGAGAGCAGGACATTAGAAATTTGAACCAAGAGGATGGACTGAGACGCAGCCCTAGATACAttacattatatttatttagctgACATTTTTGTCCCTAAGAAAACTGTAAAGAAGtatctgtaaaggtttcaaacaGCACTGTACAAATACGCATTTGAATCCCTTATTGAAAGCTTCATCCATTCTCAATTCTCACGCAAATTAGTTTCCTGTTTAGAACATCTCTGTAATGAAACAGAAACAAGGCAAAACCTAACCCTTTGTTGTCTCTGGTTTCTGGCGCAGGCTCTGTGTTGGCTCCCCCGTAAAGTTGTAGTGTAACATAGTAGGGCGGCTGGATCCGACATGACCAGTGCAAGGTGTTCAATCTAAAGCCCATGCAGTGCTAACACCCcctacttcctcctcctcctggcctcaggtggggtgggggtgccgTTTGTCCTGCTGGCGGAGGAGTTGGACCTGTGTCTCTCCATGAGGAGAACCACGGACGTGGCCATGCTGGTCACCATGTTCCTGTGGTTCTCCATGGTCATCTCTTACTTGGTGCACTACGTACGTCACAACCAGGAGGACGCTCGCCGGCATCTGGAGTACCTCAAATCCTTGCCCATGCCCCAAGTGCAACTTTAACCCTGGGTGGGTCGATGGATGGATTGGTGAATGGGTGGATGGGTAGATGGGtagatgggtggatggatggatggatggatggatggatggatggatggatggatggatggatggatggatggatggatggatggatggatggatggatggatggatggatggatggatggatggatggatggatggatggatggatggatggatggatggatggatggatggatggatggatggatagatagatagatagatagatagatagatagatagatagatagatagatagatagatagatagatagatagatagatagatagatagatagatagatagatagatagagatgaTGTAACTTTGCATGATTTCTCTTTCGAATATACCCACTCCAATACATCTATCTATTAGTTCCAGAAAGTAGCCGGtcatgtatattttttaatcttttatgtGCTGAAAACAAATAGTCTTGTGCCATGAATGTATGAGCAACAATGTTTAATGTCTGAGTAATGTATAAAGTTATATACGTTTAAAGAATAAAGAGTTAATTTCCATGATCTGGGTTCAGGCAAGGCACTGTCAAAATATGGGCAACATTTTATGAATAATTTCAGTAATACATTTTGCCCCACCAATATGAATTGAAACACTTTAAAGaagagtgtttgtttgtgtttgcataaaCAGAATAGAATAAAAAACGATGCTGAAAATAAAATGTCATCCTATCATTCTTAAATACTCTTTTTGCATTGAATGTAAATTCAAAAGCttaaatacattttgaaatgtACACATTTAAATTATTCTTTTACATAAAATACAATGGGAACCCATTTGGCTGTGGAAAGGACAGTTCTTTCCTGAACCACAAAGCCTGCACGTATCTGCTGGGTATTTTCAATTTGCCTGGTGTCCCGCTGGTGTCCCTCTGTCACAACAACTTTAATGTCTCTATTAAAAGTTCACAGTGTTCAGGTTCTCCGCAGCTGGCTCTGTCCTATGAGCTGAGTGACGTCAGCCGATGGGCTATTATTCCGTTGTCCAGGCAACAGAAAAAGACAGAGTTGCGGACATTAGAGATAATGTCCTGAGTCGTGGTTTATTTCGCGATATGACCAGCTCACTGTAAATTACCCGCTGGTTACATGGCTACTTACTAAAGAAATCAATAATTTGAggcaaaatatttaaaatagatTATTTGAATGATTTGAAAATTATGTAATTGCTTCCACTGAAAACATAGTCTGTTAAATTCCATGGTTAGAAATATTTGATTCAAGACCCCTCCGCTTCGGTTTATTACATGATAATAAgcggtttattattattattattaatcctcTTCGTCCCAGGTGGGACATAAGGCCTCCACAATCTGCTTCCATCGGGCCCTGTCTTGCGCTGCATGCTGTGCCTCGCCCCATGTAAGATTCATCTCCTTCAGCTCAGCGGTCACGGTTCGTCGCCAGGTTGTTTTTGGTCGACCTTGACTCCTTTTCCCAGTTGGGGTCTATCTCAGTACGACCTTTGGGATACGATCCTGGTCCATCCTGAGTACATGTCCCAGCCATCGTCATCGGCAACGTTTGATTTCCGACATAACAGGAGTGCACTTGGTCTTCCTGTGCAGTACATTGTTGGAGTTCGTCTCAGGCCAGAAGATGCGGCAGATTTTCCGGAGACATTTATTGTGGAAGGCATCGATCCTCTTCATGATGTGCATTGTCACTCGCCAGCATTCCGAGCTGTACTACAGCACAGAGTCGACATTGCTGTTATACAGTTGGATCTTTGTTTTGAGGCTGTACTGCTTTGACTTCCATTTAGGATGAAGCCTTGCAAAAGCACCGTGGGCCTTCCCTAGCCTTGCTCTGATGTCCTTTGATGTTGAGTTGTCTTTGCTGGCAAGACTTCCCAGTTAGCGAACACTTCGACATTGTCGAGGGTTTCTTCATCCACTGTGATTGGTGCATCTGGAATGTCATTTATGCACATAATTTGTGTTCTGGAGGTGTTGATGTTCAAACCTGTTTGTTTTGCATACCGGTTAAGTCTGTCAGTCTTCTCCTGCAGGTGAGTGTATTTAGAGGAGAGAACAGCAAGGACATCGGCAAAGTCTTGGTCTTCGAGTTGGGGGAACAAAGTCAACTGAATGTCCCTGGGTTTATCGGCAGTTGTCTTCCTCATTACCCAGTCGATGGCCATCAGGAAGAGAATGGGAGACATGGTACACCCCTGTCGCACACCTGACTCTACGGTGAACCAGTCCGATGGTATTCCATTGACGATGACATTCGAAGCGGCGATAGAACAGCCCCATTAGTGTGACCATCTTTGGAGAAATTCCACATGCTCTCACGATCTTCCATAGGGTGCCGCAGTGAAGGCTGTCAAAGGCTTTCCGGAAGTCTATAACGTTGATGTGCAGTGGGGCGTTCCATTCTACACACTGTACGAAGATGTTCCTCAGAGCAAAGATCTGGTCTGtgcagcccctctctctcctaaaaCCAGAGTCAATTCTGCCGAGTAGAATCCTACTTTCGATGGTATCGACTGCAGCTTGATCCCCCTCCAGTTGTCACCGTTTTGGAGGTTGCCTTTCTTGGGCAGTTTGACAATGAGGCCCTTGTCCCAGTCATCAGGTATTGTTTCCTTATCCCAGATGTTTCTGAAGAGTTCTGTGAGCACCTTAGTAGAAGTGGTAAGGTCTGCTTTCAGCATCTCGGCGTGGATGGCATCTATGCCGGCAGCTTTCCCACCCTTCATGGCTTGGATTGCACACTTTACCTCTTCATGAGTTGGGGGACTGGTGTCGATGTTATGTGCATCCTCTGCTAGTGGAGGGTTAGCAGGATCGTCTGGCTCGGGAAAGCTGAGTACCTCACATAAATGTTTACCCATCTCGTGGTTTGTTCTTGTTCTGTCCTGAGGATGTTACCATCCTTGTCTTTGACAGGGGTCGCCTGGCTGGTGTATTTGCCACTGGGTTTCTTGATGATGTTGTATACCGTACTCATCTCGCCCCTTATAGCAGCTTGCTCTACTTTTTATGCTAAGTCCTCTATGAAGGCCCTTTTGTCACTTCTGGCACTCTTCTTCACCTGactgtctttgtctttggagGCTTTTTGAGCCCGCTCTAGGAGCCTGGGTGATTTGGCGCACAACATCTTGGTCTTAAGTTGTTTTCGTTCCTCTATTTTTTAGGTGCCAGGAGTAAGCCATtccttgttgtttttctttctgtagCCAAGGACCTTAGTGGCTGCCTCTACATAGACTGTTTTGATTGCCTCCCACTTGTTTTTAAtatctgggtctgggtcttCTGTATAGTCGGGAAAAGGCACTGAGGAGGTTTCTCAGCTCTATTCCGAAATCTCTGTTGGTGTTAGGCCATTTCAGCTTTGCTACATCAAGGTGTTGTCTGTGTTTGCTCTTCTTTGCCACCTCCCTTAACTTCAGCTTAACTACGGCAGTTAGTAGGTAGTGGTCGCTGTTCACATCGGCTCCGCGGCAAGCTCGAACATCTTGGAGGGACCTGCGCCACTTTCCAGTGATCAGGATGTGGTCTATCTGGTTGATTGTGGAACCATCAGGCGACTTCCATGTGAGCTTGTGAATGGATTTGTGTGGGAAGATGGTACCGCCGATTACACAGTCGTTGTTCAGGCAGAAGTCAAAAAGGCGTTTGCCGTTGTTGTACATCACACCGCATCCGTGTCTTCCCATAGCTCTCACACAGTTGGAGTTGTCATCGCCAACTTTGGCATTAATATCTCCCATGATCAGTAACATATCGTGCTGAGGATCTCTGGAGACTGCCTGCTGTAACTACTCATACCAATCATCTTTGTCCTTCTCCTCCGCTTCGTTAGTTGGTGCATAGCACTGGATGATGGTGAGTTTGCAGTGCTTGGAGTTGAAGCGAGCTCTCATCAGGCATTCGCTAATTCCTAGTATGTCCAGCTTGTATCTACTAATTTCCCCAATGACCTGTGCTGCTTTGGATGTCTCGAACATCGTGCacactttctttccctctcctgaCTTCCTGCTGGAGGCTTTCATCAGGAGAGATCATGCTGCCAACGAGTTGGCTCAAGTCCACTGCTTGGTCCGTGATGGTAGTAGTGATTGTCTTAGTTTCCGTAACATGTAGTGTTTTTTACAGGATGGGGGCATTGTCCTCACGCCAAACCCCCAACCTGCCGGACCACACGCTGATTTTTGTCTGGCCTCTACCTGGGATGCCTCTCAAACATGGTTGAACCTGCTGGGGGCTAAGTCCCCGTCGGTATAGGTACCCAGGTCATAGAGACACACAAGCTTCCCCACCACGACAAGGTAAGCAGCACAAGGGGAAGAATAAGCGGTTTGCTGTAGCTATATCATCTCGTACATGTTGAGCATTATTTAGTCTTagtcaggggtgtcaaacgtacggcccgcgggccggatcaggcccgcgaacgggtttaatccggcccgcgagatgattttgtgaagtacagtattgtaaaaaaatataggatataaaaatccttcctagcattacatggattgcattgactggcactgattaatttgttgtacattgaactactggacaattgtgtgtaactggaagtcgctttgaaatgtaacgtaaaatgatctgctatttttcaatgaaggaaactgctgttcttaatgtgtccactagaagtcgcaatagcaattatgttaagcaagcaaactttataccggggctgagcagggagcaagtataaacaggtagtgcagctagcccggagctaccttgtcgttctgccttatactttcaacattatgcgctttggcactctcattgccccaaaatatctctgtcaaaaagacgaaaggtGGACACAGAatgcagagttttccaagaaaaatggtcatcgtcctttttattcacggaagtaaatgggaaacctgtgtttggtgtgctcacagcatgtttaattttacataattatgccatatttttaccggtccggcccacttggaaatagattatcctccatgtggcccctgagctaaaatgagtttgacacccctggtctTAGTGATTAGCATCGATTTTTAGAAGTTCAAGATCTGTGGTGCATTAAAACATATGTGGTGCATAAAGGCTGGGTCATCATGCTTGGTTCAAACCCTAGGAAAAGGGAACGGTTAAATCATAAATGTGTACAGTTAATAATGATCTGTTGGTTGTCCTAGGCCCAGCAGGATATTGCTAGTTGGCAGTT comes from Gadus macrocephalus chromosome 2, ASM3116895v1 and encodes:
- the LOC132450429 gene encoding leucine-rich repeat-containing protein 3-like, translated to MHHHAVHWIIFTSSFVDLMLMIVLLRPTIVMTSSTVALLRHGDDMPVVMVTSDGCYQSRTEEGAMTVRCSWMGLTQVPAGIPNLTFHLLLDNNQLSSLPSNSLFGLRVLHKLDLSHNQLTLLEPGCFRDSTPTLRFLDLSSNRLSTLDPAALGGLRAHANLTSNPWHCDCKLQVSMPKLDLDPSSLADVICHSSDVPEMGGVGVPFVLLAEELDLCLSMRRTTDVAMLVTMFLWFSMVISYLVHYVRHNQEDARRHLEYLKSLPMPQVQL
- the LOC132474550 gene encoding LOW QUALITY PROTEIN: craniofacial development protein 2-like (The sequence of the model RefSeq protein was modified relative to this genomic sequence to represent the inferred CDS: substituted 1 base at 1 genomic stop codon) is translated as MFETSKAAQVIGEISRYKLDILGISECLMRARFNSKHCKLTIIQCYAPTNEAEEKDKDDWYEXLQQAVSRDPQHDMLLIMGDINAKVGDDNSNCVRAMGRHGCGVMYNNGKRLFDFCLNNDCVIGGTIFPHKSIHKLTWKSPDGSTINQIDHILITGKWRRSLQDVRACRGADVNSDHYLLTAVVKLKLREVAKKSKHRQHLDVAKLKWPNTNRDFGIELRNLLSAFSRLYRRPRPRY